The genomic segment GGCGGTCTGGTGAGCATGTGATGGAGCAGGACCGCGACCGCCGTGCCGGCGACGAATCCCGCCGGGAGGCCGACGAGGATCGAGAGCCAGATCACCGGCTCGCAGCACCACGGTCAGGGCGATCCCGACGGCGAGAAACACGACGAGGCCGGCGAGCAGACTCAGTCCGATCGGAGCAAGCCGACGGCCGCCGCCGAGGTCGTCGATCGACTCCGCGGCGCCGGTGTCGGTTACCTTGTGCCGGTCGGCTTCGAGGAGACCGGCCAGCCCTCCGCCGATCGCGGCGACCGCGACCTGTGCGACCGTGGCGAACAGCGAGAGGACAGCACCGACGAGTAGCCCACCCAGCGGGACACCGAGGCCGTCGAAAGGGAGGGACCCGAACCGGAGAAACAGGATCGTTCCGGTGATAACGGTGCTGAGGGCAGCCATGATCGCGCCCGCGATAGCGCCGGTGACGGCGCCCCGACGCGGCCCCGCTCGTTCCAGGTAGCCGGCGACGCCGCCGCCGATCAGCGGCGCGACGAGCAAGACGATGGGGACGAAGCCCAGAAGGACACCGACGACTGCGCCGACCGCGCCGTTGCGGAGCGTTTGGCGTTCGGGAAGCTGCATGACTGAAATGACACTCGGAGGATACTTATTGCTATGCCAGGCGAGTCAGCGGCGACGCTCACGGTTCGGCGACCCCAGAAAACCCCGCGAGACCGCGACGGCGGCTCAGTCAGTCGGCTGTTCGTCGTCCCCGCCACGGCGGCGGAGACCGATGACGACGATCGCGACGATTGCGACGATAGCGATGAGTTTTGTCCGGTTCATCCTAGACTGTACTTCTCACCTATCAGATATAAAGATTAGCGTGACGGGACGCCGTTGCGGGCCGGTCAGCGCCCGGCTCTCGGTCCGGAACCTGTTCGTATCTCCTGACCGGCGCCGGCGCGGACCACACACCCCTATCGATGTGTTCGGCCAAGCGTTATCGTGTCGGCGCGACAACTGAAAACGGCATGGTAACGTTCGCGATCGTCTACGGGACCGGCGAAGGACAGACAGCGAAAGTCGCGACGCGGATCGGGACCGCGCTCAGGGACCGGGGCCACGAGGCGGTGGTCACCGACATCACCGACGCCGACCCGGCCACAGTGCTCGACGGCGTCGACGCGGCGCTGGTCGGGTCCTCGATCCACGTCGGCAAGCACGCCGGGGCGATCAGGTCGTTCGTCGAAGCCAACCGCGACAGGCTTCGGTCGCTCCCCACGGCGTTCTTCCAGGTGTCGCTCACCTCGGCGGTCGACGACGAACAGCACCGGGCCGAGGCCGCACGGTACGTCACGGAGTTCACCGACGGGACCGGCTGGCATCCCGACCGAGTGGGGCTGTTCGGCGGTGCCCTCCGCTATTCGGAGTACGGCTTCCTGAAGCGGTTACTGATGAAACGCATCGCGGCGGACGCGACAGGCGACACCGACACCGCACAGGATTACGAGTACACGGACTGGGACGAGGTCGAGCAGTTCGCGGCCGATGTCGCGGCGTTCGTCGAGGGGCGACTCGGCACGACGCCACCGGCCGACGAGTGATCGTTCACACACTCAGGCGGGTGAGCCCTCGCCGGTCGATTCGTCGAGTGTCGTCTGTCGGCCCCCAGGGGACTCCTCCTGACCGCGCGCGGCGTAGGCGTCCCGGAGTCCCAGCACCAGCGCCCCCATCCCGAGCAGGAAGGCAAGCAACTCGAAGAGGCCGCCGATCACGGGGACGGCACCGAGGACGGCGAACCCGACCAGCCCGACGACCAGCGCGAGCCACCGGTTCTCGGTGTCTGCTAACCCGAGCGCCCACCAACCGACGGCGAACTGGCCGTAGACGACGCTGACCCAGACCGCGATCCCGAAGGCGATCGCGCCGACGACCGATAGCGGAAGCCCGACGATCGTTATCGCCAGGACGAGCAAGGCGATGGGGACGGCGACGAGGACGAGGAACCCGACCCCGC from the Haloarcula pelagica genome contains:
- a CDS encoding flavodoxin domain-containing protein, whose protein sequence is MVTFAIVYGTGEGQTAKVATRIGTALRDRGHEAVVTDITDADPATVLDGVDAALVGSSIHVGKHAGAIRSFVEANRDRLRSLPTAFFQVSLTSAVDDEQHRAEAARYVTEFTDGTGWHPDRVGLFGGALRYSEYGFLKRLLMKRIAADATGDTDTAQDYEYTDWDEVEQFAADVAAFVEGRLGTTPPADE